One stretch of Schistocerca nitens isolate TAMUIC-IGC-003100 chromosome 11, iqSchNite1.1, whole genome shotgun sequence DNA includes these proteins:
- the LOC126212655 gene encoding zinc finger protein OZF-like has protein sequence MHIFIHIDGVQAPAYVCKSCGEVLPTDHSLQEHLRMSEGDQALSAANSEKLECSDDHENNISSESVREEIVEQTEKQSSSKETRKTLRKSFSDICNTHTVTQVAEKLRCDDYGITCTSDHVNVHTVLSAKRHHKCDVCGKLFTHSGSLKVQELIHTGKRPHKCRVCGKSFTQSGNLKIHGLIHTGKRPHECGVCGKSFTQSSSLKTHELIHTGKRPYKCTVCGKSFIRPGNLKAHELIHTGKRPHKCRVCGKSFTQWSTLKTHELIHTGRRPHECGVCGKSFTQSGNLKTHELIHTGERPYKCTVCSKSFICLGNFKAHELIHTGERPHKCRVCGKSFTQSSSLKTHGLIHTGKRPYKCTVCGKSFICLGNFKAHELIHTGKRPHKCRVCGKSFSQSSSLKTHELIHTGKRPHECDVCGKSFTQSGHLKRHLLTHMGKRPYKYSVCGKLFPQWGSLKKHELIHTEQGPHKVNVGGKSFSELGHLKTQKLIHAGMSPHKYDTCGKYFSSSGNLKGIISTHW, from the coding sequence atgcATATCTTCATCCACATTGATGGTGTGCAGGCACCTGCATATGTGTGTAAGTCATGTGGTGAGGTATTGCCCACTGATCACAGCTTGCAAGAACATTTGAGAATGAGTGAGGGTGACCAAGCATTATCAGCTGCCAACAGTGAGAAACTTGAATGCAGTGATGACCATGAAAACAACATCTCCTCAGAAAGTGTACGAGAAGAAATTGTGGAACAGACTGAGAAGCAATCTTCATCCAAGGAAACCAGGAAAACTTTAAGGAAATCCTTTAGTGACATATGCAATACACATACTGTGACACAAGTTGCAGAGAAACTCAGATGTGATGACTATGGAATTACCTGTACAAGTGATCATGTTAATGTCCACACTGTGCTAAGTGCAAAGAGACATCACAAATGTGATGTTTGTGGTAAATTGTTTACTCATTCAGGCAGTCTCAAGGTACAAGAATTAATACACACGGGAAAGAGACCCCACAAATGCCGTGTatgtggaaaatcgtttactcagTCGGGCAATCTAAAGATACACGGATTAATACATACAGGAAAGAGACCCCATGAATGcggtgtttgtggaaaatcgtttactcagTCGAGCAGTCTCAAGACACATGAATTAATACATACAGGAAAGAGACcctacaaatgtactgtttgtggCAAATCGTTTATTCGTCCGGGCAATCTCAAGGCACATGAATTAATACACACGGGAAAGAGACCCCACAAATGCcgtgtttgtggaaaatcgtttactcagTGGAGCACTCTCAAGACACATGAATTAATACATACAGGAAGGAGACCCCATGAATGTggtgtttgtggaaaatcgtttactcagTCGGGCAATCTAAAGACACATGAATTAATACATACAGGAGAGAGACcctacaaatgtactgtttgtagCAAATCGTTTATTTGTTTGGGGAATTTCAAGGCACACGAATTAATACACACGGGAGAGAGACCCCACAAATGCcgtgtttgtggaaaatcgtttactcagTCGAGCAGTCTCAAGACACATGGATTAATACATACAGGAAAGAGACcctacaaatgtactgtttgtggCAAATCGTTTATTTGTTTGGGGAATTTCAAGGCACATGAATTAATACACACGGGAAAGAGACCCCACAAATGCcgtgtttgtggaaaatcgtttagtCAGTCGAGCAGTCTCAAGACACATGAATTAATACATACAGGAAAGAGACCCCATGAATGcgatgtttgtggaaaatcgtttactcagTCGGGTCATCTCAAGAGGCATTTGTTGACACACATGGGAAAAAGACCCTACAAATATAGTGTTTGTGGTAAATTGTTTCCTCAATGGGGCAGTCTCAAGAAacatgaattaatacacactgAACAGGGACCACACAAAGTCAATGTTGGTGGCAAATCGTTTTCAGAACTGGGTCATctaaaaacacagaaattaatacacGCAGGAATGAGCCCCCACAAATATGATACTTGCGGCAAATATTTTTCTTCCTCTGGTAATCTCAAGGGAATCATTAGTACACACTGGTAA